One window from the genome of Dioscorea cayenensis subsp. rotundata cultivar TDr96_F1 chromosome 3, TDr96_F1_v2_PseudoChromosome.rev07_lg8_w22 25.fasta, whole genome shotgun sequence encodes:
- the LOC120282425 gene encoding metal tolerance protein C4, whose protein sequence is MRTSRLLFCLRDYSLFLSASPHPPPRYIIAPFFSTPSRFPHCFSSTAHTHQDDSSPSPSSSSSPSSVPGPAFDLPRFSRARSSLTRSHSSSTALIAFARQYSLRVAKVKRAEFDDDASQRAVNTALCCNFLVFSLKFGVWLVTSSHVMLAEVVHSIADFANQALLAYGLSSSRRAPDALHPYGYSKERFVWSLISAVGIFCLGSGATIVHGFQNLWSSHPPENIQYAALVIGGSFLIEGASLLVAINAVKKGAAAEGLEMWDYIWRGHDPTSVAVMTEDGAAVTGLAIAAASLVAVNATGNAIYDPIGSIIVGNLLGMVAVFLIQRNRHALIGRAIDDHDMKRVLEFLKSDPVVDALYDCKSEVIGPGFFRFKAEIDFNGVVVVQNYLDRTGREEWARQFREAAKCEDDCELLKVMASYGEDVVEALGSEVDRLESEIQKIVPGIRHVDIEAHNPEVLSS, encoded by the exons ATGCGTACATCTCGTTTGTTGTTTTGCCTCAGAGACTACTCCCTCTTTCTCTCTGCCTCTCCTCACCCTCCTCCACGCTACATCATCGCCCCCTTCTTCTCTACCCCTTCTCGCTTCCCTCACTGCTTCTCCTCTACTGCCCACACCCACCAAGACGACTCATCTCCATCgccatcatcgtcatcatcgcCATCGTCAGTGCCTGGGCCTGCCTTCGACCTCCCTCGCTTTTCTAGGGCTCGTTCCTCGCTCACTCGTAGTCATTCCTCTTCTACGGCTCTGATAGCCTTTGCGCGCC AGTATTCGCTTAGAGTAGCTAAGGTCAAGCGCGCAGagtttgatgatgatgctag CCAGAGAGCGGTTAACACTGCATTATGCTGCAACTTTCTTGTCttctctctcaagtttggggtGTGGCTTGTGACTTCCAGCCATGTTATGCTTGCTGAAGTAGTGCACTCAATTGCTGATTTTGCAAACCAG GCACTTCTTGCTTATGGTTTGAGTAGCTCAAGACGCGCACCAGATGCTTTGCATCC TTATGGCTATTCAAAGGAAAGATTTGTTTGGTCATTAATATCAGCTGTTGGGATCTTCTGCTTGGGATCTGGTGCCACAATTGTGCATGGATTTCAGAACTTGTGGAGTTCTCAT CCTCCTGAAAATATTCAGTATGCTGCTTTGGTCATTGGTGGTTCATTCCTCATAGAAG GCGCATCATTGCTTGTTGCTATTAATGCTGTCAAGAAAGGTGCAGCTGCAGAAGGATTGGAAATGTGGGATTATATTTGGCGTGGTCATGATCCCACATCAGTTGCTGTGATGACAGAG GATGGTGCAGCAGTTACAGGCCTTGCTATTGCTGCAGCCTCATTGGTTGCTGTCAATGCCACAGGAAATGCTATTTATGATCCAATTGGTTCCATCATTGTAGGAAATTTACTTGGGATG GTTGCTGTTTTTCTCATTCAAAGGAATCGGCATGCTTTAATCGGTAGGGCAATAGACGACCATGACATGAAAAGAGTGCTTGAGTTCTTAAAATCTGATCCG GTTGTAGATGCTTTGTATGATTGCAAAAGTGAGGTGATTGGACCCGGGTTTTTCAGATTCAAAGCTGAAATag ATTTCAACGGTGTTGTTGTGGTGCAAAATTATTTAGATAGAACCGGCCGGGAAGAGTGGGCCAGACAG TTTCGAGAGGCTGCAAAATGCGAAGATGATTGCGAACTTCTCAAGGTCATGGCAAGTTATG GTGAGGATGTAGTTGAAGCTCTCGGCAGTGAAGTAGATCGTCTCGAATCGGAAATTCAGAAGATTGTACCAGGGATTCGACATGTCGATATTGAGGCACATAATCCAGAAGTTCTATCTTCATGA
- the LOC120257301 gene encoding protein SMAX1-LIKE 4 — translation MRTGAQSVQQALTLEAASVLKQSLSLARRRGHAQVTPLHVAATLLSFSPSSSSCFPSPNVLRRACLKSHPHHPSSHPLQCRALELCFNVALNRLPTIPPPSSGPLTHPHPSLSNALIAALKRAQAHQRRGSIEQQQQQPQQSQQQQQQQQQQQQQQQQPLLAIKVELEQLIISILDDPSVSRVMREAGFSSTCVKANIEEYSLSSSSSSSSSSPCSSSSSSSCHREFINQVLKPSQKEDLKVVFEVMLRKQGKRNNTVVVGDSLASTEGLVTELICRIERGVDIPDELKCCHALRFHLSSLHLRLMSKTEIEIKVSELKKKISFLADGSSGVIVYVGDLKWVVNEEIEVLGFKPVEFMVAELQRLLIELKSFKVWLMATANYQTYIKCQTRQPSLENQWSLQAVVVPSGGLALSLQASSVKEEQEKLICCPECTLNYEKEASLYKHNNNSNMNETSLPSWLQIQRLDYNQKDTLVELKRKWSRLCQSLHHSRNKQIHLYPPLFSSSNPWWLSNSVTYQTPDRSINSAKQWLSELSLSSLKKCANTDVRTTLALSNPLISDSATSKDSLIQGMDDDRKQELRRRLEENISCHSEIIPSIIDALLDCVSTTTKKGACLLIEGSDHIAKQRIERVLADWFGGFSDRIIVKMNMKVSAMSENEFIDGVIGALSKHPKCVFFLDGIDQTQANLTKSLSQIGRKVNLANAIFVLITASDGDSAMNVLKMKLCTKENNELKRKQELQFPNKSKRVKIGGESELKLDLNISAEDEQDVPSDLTQETDNDNDNGDIDMPRITLNSDPAKDQQLSEKLMSKLRRAFKEIQEATGEFSVDSNTVKCMVKACGTFTEQVFDEWVKQVFQTSLLTVKKGGNVWLCLDSNKEGDVIGVVGFQGSCLPKSIYVD, via the exons ATGCGAACAGGAGCTCAGAGTGTGCAACAGGCCCTCACTCTAGAGGCAGCCTCAGTGCTGAAACAGTCTTTGAGTTTGGCTAGAAGAAGAGGCCATGCTCAAGTGACTCCTCTTCATGTTGCTGCAACTTTGCTtagtttctctccttcttcttcttcttgttttccttctcCTAATGTTCTGAGAAGAGCTTGTCTTAAGTCACATCCTCATCATCCTTCTTCTCATCCACTTCAGTGTAGAGCTCTTGAGCTTTGTTTCAATGTGGCTCTCAATAGATTACCTACCattcctcctccttcttctggTCCTTTAACTCATCCTCACCCTTCTCTTTCCAATGCTCTCATTGCTGCTCTTAAGAGAGCTCAAGCTCATCAGAGGAGAGGCTCCATtgaacaacagcaacaacaaccacaacaatcacaacagcagcagcagcagcagcagcaacaacaacaacaacaacaacaacctcTTTTGGCTATTAAAGTTGAGTTGGAGCAGCTCATTATCTCCATTTTAGATGACCCAAGTGTCAGTAGAGTGATGAGAGAAGCTGGATTCTCTAGTACTTGTGTCAAAGCTAATATTGAAGAATactcattatcatcatcatcttcttcttcttcttcttctccttgctcttcttcttcttcttcttcctgtcATAGAGAGTTCATTAACCAAGTCTTGAAACCATCTCAGAAGGAGGATTTGAAGGTGGTTTTTGAGGTGATGCTTAGAAAGCAAGGAAAGAGGAACAACACTGTTGTGGTTGGTGACTCTCTTGCAAGCACTGAAGGACTTGTCACTGAGTTGATTTGCAGAATAGAGAGAGGTGTTGATATTCCTGATGAACTTAAGTGCTGTCATGCTCTCAGGTTCCATCTCTCTTCACTTCATCTCAGGCTCATGTCCAAAACTGAGATTGAAATCAAAGTCTCTGAACTAAAGAAGAAGATTTCATTCTTAGCCGATGGCAGCAGTGGTGTGATTGTTTATGTTGGTGATTTGAAATGGGTGGTTAATGAGGAGATTGAGGTTTTAGGATTTAAGCCAGTGGAGTTCATGGTTGCAGAACTGCAGAGATTGTTGATAGAGCTTAAGAGCTTCAAAGTTTGGTTAATGGCCACTGCTAATTACCAGACTTATATCAAGTGCCAAACAAGGCAACCTTCACTTGAAAATCAATGGAGTCTTCAAGCTGTTGTTGTTCCTTCTGGTGGTCTTGCATTGAGTCTTCAAGCTTCAag tgtgaaggaagaacaagaaaaactcATTTGCTGTCCTGAGTGCACTCTCAACTATGAAAAAGAAGCTTCACTTTACAAGCATAATAACAACAGCAACATGAATGAAACCAGTTTGCCATCTTGGTTGCAGATTCAAAGATTAGATTACAATCAAAAG GATACATTGGTTGAATTGAAGAGGAAATGGAGTAGATTGTGTCAGAGTCTTCATCACAGCAGAAATAAGCAGATACATTTGTATCCTCCATTGTTTAGTTCATCAAATCCATGGTGGCTAAGCAACTCAGTAACTTATCAGACGCCGGATCGATCAATCAATTCTGCGAAGCAGTGGTTGTCGGAATTGAGTTTAAGTTCACTAAAGAAGTGTGCTAATACGGATGTCCGAACTACGCTTGCTCTCAGCAATCCTCTCATTTCTGATTCAGCTACTTCCAAGGACTCATTAATTCAAGGAATGGATGATGATCGAAAACAAGAATTACGTCGAAGATTAGAAGAGAACATCTCCTGCCACTCTGAGATTATTCCTTCCATCATAGATGCTCTGCTAGATTGTGTATCGACCACCACGAAGAAAGGAGCTTGTTTATTGATAGAAGGGAGTGATCACATTGCTAAACAAAGAATAGAACGAGTACTCGCTGATTGGTTCGGTGGCTTCTCCGATAGGATTATTGTCAAGATGAACATGAAAGTATCAGCAATGAGCGAAAATGAATTCATCGATGGCGTGATTGGAGCCCTGTCAAAACATCCGAAATGCGTGTTCTTCCTTGATGGCATTGATCAAACACAAGCTAATTTGACAAAATCACTCTCACAAATTGGAAGGAAAGTCAATCTAGCAAATGCCATCTTTGTACTAATCACTGCCTCTGATGGAGATTCAGCAATGAATGTGCTCAAGATGAAGCTTTGCACCAAAGAGAACAATGAGCTAAAGAGGAAGCAAGAACTCCAATTTCCGAACAAATCAAAGCGAGTAAAGATTGGCGGCGAGAGTGAGCTAAAACTCGATCTAAACATTAGCGCGGAGGATGAACAAGACGTGCCAAGTGACTTAACACAAGAGACCGATAACGATAACGACAACGGAGACATCGATATGCCGCGCATAACTCTAAATTCCGACCCTGCCAAAGACCAACAGTTATCGGAAAAGCTCATGTCGAAGCTCCGGCGAGCGTTCAAAGAAATCCAGGAGGCGACCGGGGAGTTTTCGGTGGATAGTAACACAGTGAAATGCATGGTGAAAGCATGTGGGACATTTACAGAGCAAGTGTTTGATGAATGGGTGAAACAAGTATTTCAAACAAGTTTGTTGACAGTTAAAAAGGGCGGGAATGTTTGGTTGTGTTTGGATAGTAACAAAGAGGGAGATGTTATTGGGGTGGTTGGTTTTCAAGGATCATGTCTTCCTAAATCTATCTATGTAGATTAA
- the LOC120282104 gene encoding GATA transcription factor 20-like, with protein MSENPIATGEVKLGPAKAMDGGAGAGNPQGMPMYAHERQESDGEEEHDGVAEVEAMDADHPTDLANLSDQIGLIVPPVASNQLTLSFQGEVYVFDSVSPDKVQAVLLLLGGREIAGGLGSMPPSSHPYKRSNFPQRVASLMRFREKRKERNFDKKIRYTVRKEVALRMQRNKGQFTSSKSKPEDATTAVTTWDSTQRWSADDRPQASAVCHHCGISAKATPMMRRGPDGPRTLCNACGLMWANKGTLRDLSKNPAPSAQHSFSEAKEVNGNSEAVGEHQPLAINSNGHNAI; from the exons ATGAGCGAGAACCCTATCGCCACCGGAGAAGTGAAGCTGGGGCCGGCGAAGGCGATGGACGGTGGTGCCGGTGCTGGAAACCCGCAGGGCATGCCGATGTATGCGCATGAGAGACAGGAGAGCGATGGGGAGGAGGAGCATGATGGCGTGGCCGAGGTTGAGGCTATGGACGCCGATCATCCGACGGATCTTGCCAACCTCAGTGACCAAATCGGTCTTATCGTGCCGCCGGTGGCGAGTAATCAACTCACTCTCTCTTTCCAGGGCGAGGTCTATGTATTCGATTCAGTTTCCCCTGACAAG GTTCAAGCAGTGTTATTGCTGCTCGGAGGGCGTGAGATCGCTGGAGGGTTGGGTTCTATGCCACCTTCTTCGCATCCTTACAAG CGCTCCAACTTCCCTCAGAGAGTTGCCTCATTGATGAGGTTCAGGGAGAAGAGAAAGGAGAGGAATTTTGATAAGAAGATTCGGTATACTGTTCGGAAAGAGGTTGCTCTAAG AATGCAACGGAACAAAGGCCAATTCACATCATCAAAGTCGAAACCCGAGGATGCAACAACTGCTGTTACAACATGGGACTCTACTCAACGTTGGAGTGCTGATGATCGGCCACAAGCATCAGCTGT ATGCCATCATTGTGGGATTAGCGCAAAGGCAACGCCAATGATGCGCCGTGGACCTGATGGACCGAGAACCTTATGCAATGCTTGTGGACTCATGTGGGCAAATAAG GGAACACTGAGAGACCTTTCGAAGAATCCAGCTCCATCCGCGCAGCATTCCTTTTCTGAAGCAAAGGAAGTG AATGGAAACTCGGAAGCTGTAGGTGAGCATCAACCCCTAGCAATCAACTCTAATGGGCATAATGCAATATGA